The Sinorhizobium alkalisoli genomic interval GCCGTCAGCGACGAGCCGGTCGTCATCATCTGCAGCGCGTCCTGCGTATTGGTCAGGCGCGGCACGCGCTGAGTGCCGCCGGCACCGGGAAAAATGCCGACCTTGACCTCAGGCAGCGCGATCTTCACAGATTTCGCATTGGAGGCGACACGCCCATGGCAGGCGAGCGACAGCTCGAAAGCGCCGCCCATGCAGGTGCCGTTAATCGCGGAGACCCAGGGCTTGCCGGAGGTTTCAAGCTTGCGGAAGAGGCCGCTCAGCCGGCCAGCGAGATCGAAGAGCTTTTGCGACGCATTGGCCGGATCCTTCGCCTTTTCTTCGGCCTGGATCGCGAACATCGACTTGATCATCGTGAGGTCGGCACCGCCGGAGAAGGAGGATTTGCCGGAGGTGATGACGACGCCCTTGACGGCCGGATCACCACTCGTCTGATCGACAATGGCGTCGAGCTCCGCCATCACCTCCTGAGTGAAGACGTTCATCGTCTTCTCGGGCATGTCCCAGGTGACCAGCACGATGCCGTCGGCGTCGGTTTCGATCTTGAAGTTCGTATAAGACATATTCTCTCTCCCGGGATCGGATCAGACGCGTTCGATGATAGTGGCGGTGCCCATGCCGGCGCCGATGCAGAGCGTAACCAGGGCGGTGTTGAGGTCGCGGCGCTCGAGCTCGTCGAGCACGGTGCCGAGGATCATGGCGCCGGTGGCACCGAGCGGATGACCCATGGCGATCGCACCGCCATTGACGTTGATCTGGTCGTGGGGGATGTCGAAGGCCTGCATGAAGCGGAGCACGACGGCCGCAAAGGCCTCGTTGAGTTCGAAGAGATCGATGTCGGACAGCTTCATGTCCGCACGCTTCAGGATCTTCTCGGTGACATCCACGGGGCCGGTCAGCATCAGCGCCGGATCCGAGCCGATATTGGCGAAGGCGCGAATGCGGGCGCGGGGCTTCAATCCCATGGATTCGCCGCCGGCCTTCGAGCCGAGCAGAACTGCCGCGGCGCCGTCGACGATCCCCGAAGAGTTTCCGGCGTGGTGGACGTAGTTGATCCGCTCGATCTCCGGATGCGCCTGGATCGCGACGGCCTCGAAGCCGCCCATCTCTCCGGGCATCTGGAAGGACGGATTGAGCGAGGCAAGCGCCTGCATGTCGGTGCCCGGACGCATGTGCTCGTCGCGGTCGAGGATGGTCAGACCGTTCCGGTCCTTGACCGCCACGACAGAGTCCTTGAAGTAGCCCCTGTCCCAGGCATGGGCCGCACGCTGCTGGCTTTCGACGGCATAGGCGTCGACGTCGTCGCGGGAGAAACCGTATTTGGTGGCGATCAGGTCGGCGGAGACGCCCTGCGGCATGAAATAGGCCGGCAGATTGACCGACGGGTCCATGAACCAGGAGCCGCCCGACATGCCGAGGCCGATGCGCGACATCGATTCGACGCCGCCGGCTATGACGATGTCGTCCGCCCCCTGGGCGATCTTGGCAGCGCCGAAATTCACCGCGTCGAGACCGGAGGCGCAGAAGCGGGAGATCTGCATCCCCGGCGCCCGCGTCGAATAGCCGGCCTCGAAGGCAGCCGCCTTCGGGACCACCGCGCCCGCATCCATCACCGGATCGACGCAACCCATGATGACATCGTCGACGGTCGACGTGTCGAGCCCGTTGCGGTCGCGCACCGCCTCGAGCACCTTGGCTGCAAGGCGGACGGAGGGCACTTCGTGCAGTGCGCCGTCCTTCTTGCCACGGCCGCGCGGCGTGCGCACGTGGTCGTATACGAAGACTTTCGTCATCTCTTGATCTCCTGTTCGGCGGCACTCCCGGCGCCGGCATATGAAAACTTGGAGCCGGATGCGGACAAAACGCTGCACGCTTCTCCTCAAGCCAGCTCCAGCTTGAAATCAGAATGCGGCAGCGTCCAGTGCCATCATCGAGTCGGCACCGGTTTCGATGCGGGCCTTGCGAAGCGCCGTCTCGGGCATGATGCGTTCCATGAAAAACCGCGCCGTGATCAGCTTGTTCCTAAGATAATCGGCATTGTCTGGTGCTCCTGCCGCGAGCTTTTCCTCCGCGGTCTTCGCGATCTTCGCCCACATGTAGCCGAGCACGACGAGGCCGAAGAGGTGCATGTAATCGGTCGAACCGGCGCCGGCATTGTCGGGCTTGGCCATGGCGTTCTGCATGAACCACATCGTGGAGGCCTGCAGGTCGCTCAGTCCCTTCTTCAGGCTCTTGGTATAGCCGGAGAGCCTGTCGGCGCCGCGGTTCTCCTCGCAGAAATCGCCGATTTCCTTGAACAGAGCCATGACCGCGCGGCCGCCATTCATCGCCAGCTTGCGCCCGACGAGGTCGAGCGCCTGGATACCGTTCGCCCCCTCGTAGATCATGGCGATGCGGGCATCGCGCACATACTGGCTCATGCCGTGCTCTTCTATATAGCCGTGGCCGCCGAAGACTTGCTGCGCCATGACCGCATGGTCGAAACCCTTGTCGGTCAGCACGCCCTTCAGGATCGGCGTCATCAGGCTGAGCAAGTCATCGGCCATTTGCCGGTCCGCCTCGTTGTCGGAACGGTGGGCGATGTCGGATTGCAGCGCCGTCCAGAGCGTGAAGGCGCGGCCCGCCTCGTTGAAGGCCTTGATCGTCATCAGCGTGCGGCGAATGTCGGGATGGACGATGATCGGGTCCGCCTTCTTGTCCGGCTCTTTGGCGCCGGAGAGCGATCGGCCCTGCAGCCGCTCGCGGGCATAGTTCACGGCATTCTGGTAGGCGATCTCGGCGATCGACAGCCCCTGCATGCCGACGCCGAGGCGAGCTTCGTTCATCATCACGAACATGGCGTTGAGGCCCTTGTTCTCCACGCCGATCAAGTAGCCGGTCGCATCATCGTAGTTCATGACGCAGGTGGCGTTTCCGTGAATGCCCATCTTGTGTTCGATCGCACCGCAGGAGACGCCGTTGCGCTCGCCGGGCTCGCCATTCGCGGCGAGCTTGAACTTCGGCACGATGAAGAGCGAAATGCCCTTGACGCCTTCCGGGGCACCTTCGATGCGGGCCAACACGAGATGGATGATGTTCTCCGACATGTCGTGCTCGCCGGCGGAGATGAAGATCTTCTGCCCGGAAATCCGGTAGCTTCCGTCACCGTTCGGCACTGCCTTGGTACGCAGCAGTCCGAGATCTGTACCGCAATGCGGCTCGGTGAGATTCATGGTTCCGGTCCAGTTGCCGTCCACCAAGTTCGGCAGGTAAGCCCGTTTCTGTTCGTCCGACCCATGTGCCAGGATGGCGGCAATCGCGCCTTGCGTCAGGCCGGGATACATCATCAGCGCCATGTTGGCAGAGGACATGTATTCGCCGACGGCAGTATGCAGCGTATAGGACAGGCCCTGGCCACCGAACTCCTCCGGCGCCGCGAGACCGAGCCAGCCCCCCTCACGGTAGAGATCATAGGCCTCCTTGAATCCCTTCGGCACGGCGACCGATCCGTCCTCGTGGCGCCTGCAGCCTTCCTGGTCGCCCGAAAGATTGACCGGGAATAGCACTTCCTCGGAAAGCCTGGCTGCTTCGCCGACGATCGCCGCGAGCATGTCCGGCGTCGCATCCGCGAATCCCGGCAGATTGCGGTAGCGTTCGATCCCGAGCACGTCGTTGAGGATGAACAGG includes:
- a CDS encoding acetyl-CoA C-acetyltransferase: MTKVFVYDHVRTPRGRGKKDGALHEVPSVRLAAKVLEAVRDRNGLDTSTVDDVIMGCVDPVMDAGAVVPKAAAFEAGYSTRAPGMQISRFCASGLDAVNFGAAKIAQGADDIVIAGGVESMSRIGLGMSGGSWFMDPSVNLPAYFMPQGVSADLIATKYGFSRDDVDAYAVESQQRAAHAWDRGYFKDSVVAVKDRNGLTILDRDEHMRPGTDMQALASLNPSFQMPGEMGGFEAVAIQAHPEIERINYVHHAGNSSGIVDGAAAVLLGSKAGGESMGLKPRARIRAFANIGSDPALMLTGPVDVTEKILKRADMKLSDIDLFELNEAFAAVVLRFMQAFDIPHDQINVNGGAIAMGHPLGATGAMILGTVLDELERRDLNTALVTLCIGAGMGTATIIERV
- a CDS encoding acyl-CoA dehydrogenase C-terminal domain-containing protein, which translates into the protein MPIYKAPVEDTLFILNDVLGIERYRNLPGFADATPDMLAAIVGEAARLSEEVLFPVNLSGDQEGCRRHEDGSVAVPKGFKEAYDLYREGGWLGLAAPEEFGGQGLSYTLHTAVGEYMSSANMALMMYPGLTQGAIAAILAHGSDEQKRAYLPNLVDGNWTGTMNLTEPHCGTDLGLLRTKAVPNGDGSYRISGQKIFISAGEHDMSENIIHLVLARIEGAPEGVKGISLFIVPKFKLAANGEPGERNGVSCGAIEHKMGIHGNATCVMNYDDATGYLIGVENKGLNAMFVMMNEARLGVGMQGLSIAEIAYQNAVNYARERLQGRSLSGAKEPDKKADPIIVHPDIRRTLMTIKAFNEAGRAFTLWTALQSDIAHRSDNEADRQMADDLLSLMTPILKGVLTDKGFDHAVMAQQVFGGHGYIEEHGMSQYVRDARIAMIYEGANGIQALDLVGRKLAMNGGRAVMALFKEIGDFCEENRGADRLSGYTKSLKKGLSDLQASTMWFMQNAMAKPDNAGAGSTDYMHLFGLVVLGYMWAKIAKTAEEKLAAGAPDNADYLRNKLITARFFMERIMPETALRKARIETGADSMMALDAAAF